From Caldisalinibacter kiritimatiensis, the proteins below share one genomic window:
- the dnaJ gene encoding molecular chaperone DnaJ, translated as MSKRDYYEVLGVDRNASEQEIKRAYRKLAKKYHPDMNPDDKEAEKKFKEINEAYEVLSDPQKKARYDQFGHQGVNGQGFGGFGQGAGGFGGFDDIFDDIFDMFGGGFSKGRRKSGPRKGADLKYRVNIKFEEAAFGTEKEIKINRTENCSVCNGTGAKPGTNKTTCPKCNGTGEVRYAQNTPFGQFVNVRTCDNCNGTGEIIEEPCSKCGGTGKERKERKINIKIPAGVDTGSVIPLRGEGEPGERGGPRGDLYIYINVQPHEIFEREGDDVICEVPISFVQAALGDSIEVPTLDGKVRYNIPEGTQTGTIFRLKNKGIHHLRGNGRGDQYVKVVVQVPKRLNEKQKELLKEFAKISGETLNESKKGFFDKVKDAFGG; from the coding sequence GTGAGTAAAAGGGATTATTATGAAGTTCTTGGAGTAGATAGAAATGCTAGTGAACAAGAAATAAAAAGAGCTTATAGAAAACTAGCCAAGAAATACCATCCAGATATGAATCCAGATGATAAAGAAGCGGAAAAAAAGTTTAAAGAAATTAATGAGGCCTATGAAGTGCTAAGTGACCCACAAAAGAAAGCAAGATATGACCAATTTGGACACCAAGGTGTAAATGGCCAAGGATTTGGCGGCTTCGGACAAGGAGCTGGAGGCTTTGGTGGATTTGACGATATATTTGACGATATATTCGATATGTTTGGTGGTGGTTTTTCTAAAGGAAGAAGAAAATCAGGACCAAGAAAAGGTGCTGACCTAAAATATAGAGTTAATATTAAATTTGAGGAAGCGGCATTTGGAACAGAGAAAGAAATTAAGATAAATAGAACTGAGAATTGTTCGGTATGTAATGGAACAGGAGCAAAACCAGGCACAAATAAAACTACGTGTCCAAAGTGTAATGGAACAGGAGAAGTGAGATATGCACAAAATACTCCATTTGGTCAATTTGTAAATGTAAGGACATGTGATAATTGTAATGGTACAGGTGAAATTATAGAAGAGCCTTGTAGTAAATGTGGTGGTACAGGCAAGGAAAGAAAAGAAAGAAAAATTAATATAAAAATCCCTGCAGGTGTAGATACTGGTTCTGTAATACCGTTGAGAGGTGAAGGTGAACCTGGAGAAAGAGGCGGTCCAAGAGGAGATTTATATATATATATTAATGTACAACCACATGAAATCTTTGAGAGAGAAGGCGATGATGTAATTTGTGAAGTTCCTATTTCATTTGTGCAGGCAGCTTTAGGAGATAGTATTGAAGTACCAACATTAGATGGAAAAGTAAGGTATAATATACCTGAAGGGACTCAGACAGGTACAATTTTTAGACTAAAAAATAAGGGAATTCATCATTTAAGAGGCAATGGTAGAGGAGACCAATACGTAAAAGTTGTGGTCCAAGTGCCTAAGAGATTAAATGAAAAACAAAAAGAATTATTGAAAGAATTTGCAAAAATAAGTGGTGAAACATTAAATGAAAGTAAAAAAGGATTTTTCGATAAAGTAAAGGATGCTTTTGGAGGTTAA
- the dnaK gene encoding molecular chaperone DnaK has translation MSKIIGIDLGTTNSCVAVMEGGEPVVIPNAEGNRTTPSIVAFTKDGERLVGETAKRQAITNPDRTIISIKRHMGTDHKVTIDGREYTPQDISAMILQKLKADAESYLGEEVTDAVITVPAYFTDSQRQATKDAGKIAGLNVRRIINEPTAASLAYGIDKEEVHQKILVFDLGGGTFDVSILELGDGVFEVIATNGNNHLGGDDFDQAIIDYLAEEFKKENGIDLRQDKMALQRLKEAAEKAKKELSSVMTTNINLPFITATQEGPKHLDITLSRAKFNELTAHLVEKTLEPTRLALNDAGLSPTDIDKVILVGGSTRIPAVQEAVKKLTGKDPHKGINPDECVALGAGIQGGVLSGEVKDLLLLDVTPLSLGIETLGGVFTKLIERNTTIPTKKSQVFSTAADNQTAVDIHVLQGERQMAKDNTTLGRFQLTGIPPAPRGVPQIEVTFDIDANGIVNVSAKDLGTGKEQKITITASTNLSEEEIEKKVKEAEKYAEEDKKRKEEVEVRNNADTLIYQTEKTLKELGDNVSEDEKAKVQAKVDELKKAMEGNNIEEIKKKTEELTNEFHAVSQKMYQQAAGAQQAQQTANEQAQGQSAKNDENVVDADYEVVDDDDNNN, from the coding sequence ATTAGTTGGTGAAACTGCAAAAAGACAGGCTATAACAAATCCAGATAGAACAATAATTTCGATAAAAAGACATATGGGTACAGACCATAAAGTTACAATTGATGGTAGAGAGTATACACCACAAGATATTTCAGCAATGATTTTACAAAAGCTTAAAGCTGATGCTGAAAGTTATCTTGGTGAAGAAGTCACAGATGCTGTAATTACTGTTCCAGCATATTTTACAGATAGTCAAAGGCAAGCTACTAAAGATGCAGGTAAGATAGCAGGACTAAACGTAAGAAGAATTATCAACGAACCTACAGCAGCATCATTAGCATATGGTATTGATAAAGAAGAAGTACATCAAAAAATATTAGTATTTGACTTAGGTGGAGGTACATTTGACGTTTCTATATTAGAACTAGGAGATGGAGTTTTCGAAGTTATAGCAACAAATGGTAACAATCACCTAGGTGGAGACGATTTTGACCAAGCAATTATTGATTACTTAGCAGAAGAATTTAAAAAAGAAAATGGAATAGATTTAAGACAAGATAAAATGGCTCTTCAAAGATTAAAAGAGGCAGCAGAAAAAGCTAAAAAAGAGCTATCAAGTGTAATGACAACTAATATTAATTTACCATTTATTACTGCTACACAAGAAGGTCCTAAGCATTTAGATATTACTTTATCTAGAGCTAAGTTTAATGAATTAACTGCACATTTAGTAGAAAAAACATTAGAACCTACTAGATTGGCATTAAATGATGCAGGATTAAGCCCAACAGACATTGATAAAGTAATACTAGTTGGTGGTTCAACAAGAATTCCAGCAGTTCAAGAAGCAGTTAAAAAACTAACAGGAAAGGACCCTCATAAAGGAATTAACCCTGATGAATGTGTTGCACTAGGTGCAGGTATTCAAGGTGGAGTATTAAGTGGAGAAGTTAAAGATTTATTATTATTAGATGTTACTCCATTATCACTAGGAATTGAAACTTTAGGAGGAGTATTTACTAAATTAATAGAAAGAAATACAACTATACCAACTAAGAAGAGCCAAGTGTTCTCAACAGCTGCAGATAACCAAACTGCTGTTGATATTCACGTACTTCAAGGTGAAAGACAAATGGCTAAAGATAATACAACACTTGGTAGATTCCAATTAACAGGAATTCCTCCAGCACCAAGAGGAGTGCCTCAAATAGAAGTAACTTTTGATATAGATGCAAATGGTATAGTAAATGTTTCAGCTAAGGATTTAGGAACTGGAAAAGAACAAAAAATTACAATTACTGCTTCAACTAATTTATCAGAAGAAGAAATTGAAAAGAAAGTAAAAGAAGCAGAAAAGTATGCCGAAGAAGATAAGAAGAGAAAAGAAGAAGTTGAAGTTAGAAACAACGCAGACACATTAATTTATCAAACTGAAAAGACGCTTAAAGAACTTGGAGATAATGTAAGTGAAGATGAAAAAGCAAAAGTGCAAGCTAAAGTAGACGAATTAAAGAAAGCTATGGAAGGAAATAACATAGAAGAAATCAAGAAGAAAACAGAAGAATTAACAAATGAATTTCATGCAGTATCACAAAAAATGTATCAACAAGCAGCAGGAGCTCAACAAGCACAACAAACAGCAAACGAACAAGCCCAAGGACAGAGTGCAAAGAATGATGAAAATGTAGTAGACGCTGACTATGAAGTAGTAGATGATGACGATAACAATAATTAA